One window of Mediterraneibacter gnavus ATCC 29149 genomic DNA carries:
- the cdaA gene encoding diadenylate cyclase CdaA, with the protein MEDRIRIFLNNYINGLYFPTVHLTDVIEILIITVIVYEIMLWIKNTKAWMLLKGMIMLGAFFLLAAIFKMHTILFVAKESISVLAIAAVVVFQPELRRALEKLGEKNFLTNVTLFDKSKENQRFSDETRDGIVRACFEMGSVCTGALIVVEQAIHLTEYEVTGIELDCKISSQVLVNIFEHNTPLHDGAVIIRGNRITSATCYLPLSDNMQISKELGTRHRAALGMSEVCDALVIAVSEETGQVSVAMGGQLERGVSKERLTERLNRIQYRSAEKKAKKWKGWRRNEKA; encoded by the coding sequence ATGGAAGACCGGATCAGAATTTTTTTAAACAATTACATAAATGGTTTATACTTTCCAACGGTACACCTGACAGATGTGATAGAGATATTGATCATTACAGTGATCGTGTATGAGATCATGCTGTGGATCAAGAATACAAAAGCGTGGATGCTCTTAAAAGGGATGATCATGCTGGGGGCATTCTTTTTGCTTGCCGCGATCTTTAAGATGCATACGATTTTATTTGTGGCAAAGGAGTCGATCAGCGTACTTGCAATAGCGGCAGTTGTCGTGTTCCAGCCGGAACTTAGAAGAGCTCTTGAAAAGCTGGGCGAAAAGAATTTTCTTACGAATGTTACTCTTTTTGATAAAAGCAAAGAAAATCAGCGCTTTTCCGATGAAACCCGAGACGGGATCGTGCGCGCATGCTTTGAGATGGGCAGTGTCTGCACAGGAGCGTTGATCGTTGTAGAGCAGGCGATTCATCTGACAGAGTATGAGGTGACGGGAATTGAACTGGATTGCAAGATCTCTTCACAGGTATTGGTCAATATATTTGAGCATAACACACCGCTTCATGACGGAGCAGTGATCATACGGGGAAATCGGATTACCTCAGCAACGTGTTACCTTCCTCTTTCAGATAATATGCAGATCAGCAAAGAACTGGGAACAAGACACAGAGCGGCGCTCGGAATGAGTGAGGTCTGTGATGCGCTGGTGATCGCAGTTTCGGAAGAGACAGGTCAGGTATCTGTTGCAATGGGCGGACAATTAGAGAGAGGAGTGTCAAAGGAGAGGCTTACAGAACGACTGAATCGGATTCAGTACAGATCAGCAGAGAAGAAAGCAAAAAAATGGAAAGGATGGCGCAGGAATGAAAAAGCATAA